A genomic region of Azoarcus sp. KH32C contains the following coding sequences:
- a CDS encoding ABC transporter ATP-binding protein, with product MKKIVQIENVGQTFNTKNGPFTALRGINLDIYEGESISLIGHSGCGKSTLLNLIAGLTLPTSGVMLCDQREIAGPGPERAVVFQNHSLLPWLTCYDNVYLAVDRVFGAKEGKAKLKQRTQDALALVGLSHAETKFPHEISGGMKQRVGIARALSMEPRILLMDEPFGALDALTRAMLQDELVKILAATKATMVMVTHDVDEAVLLSDRVVMLTNGPAAMIGEILEVKLERPRDRLALAEQPEFARYRSAIMDFLYKKQLKHAA from the coding sequence ATGAAGAAGATCGTACAGATCGAGAACGTCGGCCAGACCTTCAACACGAAGAATGGCCCCTTCACCGCACTGCGGGGGATCAACCTTGACATCTACGAAGGCGAGAGCATCAGCCTGATCGGGCACTCGGGCTGCGGCAAGTCGACGCTGCTGAACCTGATCGCCGGGCTGACGCTACCGACCTCCGGCGTGATGCTGTGCGACCAGCGCGAGATCGCCGGGCCTGGTCCGGAGCGTGCGGTCGTGTTCCAGAACCACTCGCTGCTGCCCTGGCTGACCTGCTACGACAACGTCTATCTCGCCGTCGATCGCGTGTTCGGCGCGAAGGAGGGCAAGGCGAAGTTGAAGCAGCGCACGCAGGACGCGCTCGCGCTGGTCGGCCTGTCGCACGCCGAGACGAAGTTCCCGCACGAGATCTCGGGCGGCATGAAGCAGCGCGTCGGCATCGCCCGCGCGCTGTCGATGGAGCCGAGGATTCTCCTGATGGACGAGCCTTTCGGCGCGCTCGACGCGCTGACGCGTGCGATGCTGCAGGACGAGTTGGTGAAGATCCTGGCGGCGACGAAGGCGACGATGGTGATGGTGACCCACGACGTGGATGAGGCGGTGCTCTTGTCCGATCGCGTGGTGATGCTGACCAACGGCCCGGCGGCGATGATCGGCGAGATTCTGGAAGTGAAGCTCGAGCGGCCGCGCGACCGGCTGGCGCTTGCCGAACAGCCCGAGTTCGCGCGCTACCGCTCTGCGATCATGGACTTCCTGTACAAGAAGCAGCTGAAGCACGCGGCCTGA
- a CDS encoding methyl-accepting chemotaxis protein, whose protein sequence is MRRLVLDLPITVKTALAPVVTIAFMIVVFVTGYTALRDQKLAMASLVTERFATYEAVAALGNELATTHGAIYRVIAWANHKDGASALKQQAQELATRLDKVVADGKALAAFPRLTSEESSMLASTNTDLAEYAKSAKDALDMADTDAAFSAIYMDGASKVFDRTNADLGKLVEHEKTLARQQYEQTAESFTRSQTVFVAALTLAGIVATLLTALMTSLMRNAIRAIESAAIDLGNGDLTRRVAVLGNDEIGRTARAFNNLIGTLQQTLGKVHGHASQVSTAATQLTATAGKVAESSVQQSDAAMQTAAAIEQLSASAEQINASTESLRGISSTSLEHTRRGTSSVTDLQREMGTVSRLVDSMSGAIDEFVASAQSINRMTQVVKEIADQTNLLALNAAIEAARAGEQGRGFAVVADEVRKLAEKSSATAGEIESVTQALSLQSGDVQRSMLAGAGALQSSQQHLTNVTGVLELAHRSVNQTDQGVDQIADTLSQQQQSSLAIAGYIERIAEMAEDNRGSSEQASTAARELEGLSADLLGAVQRFRV, encoded by the coding sequence ATGAGACGCCTCGTTCTTGACCTTCCGATCACGGTCAAAACCGCCCTTGCCCCCGTCGTCACGATCGCCTTCATGATCGTCGTTTTCGTGACCGGCTATACGGCACTGCGCGACCAGAAACTCGCGATGGCGAGCCTTGTGACCGAGCGCTTTGCGACCTACGAGGCCGTGGCGGCGCTCGGCAACGAGTTGGCGACGACTCACGGCGCGATCTACCGGGTCATCGCCTGGGCGAACCACAAGGACGGGGCAAGCGCCTTGAAGCAACAGGCGCAGGAGCTGGCGACGCGGCTCGACAAGGTCGTGGCCGACGGCAAGGCGCTCGCCGCTTTCCCGCGTCTGACGAGCGAAGAAAGCAGCATGCTGGCGAGCACCAACACGGATCTGGCGGAATACGCCAAGTCGGCCAAGGACGCACTGGACATGGCCGATACCGACGCGGCCTTTTCGGCGATCTACATGGATGGGGCGAGCAAGGTCTTCGACCGGACCAACGCCGACCTCGGGAAACTGGTCGAGCACGAGAAGACGCTTGCGCGGCAGCAATATGAGCAAACTGCGGAAAGCTTCACCCGCAGCCAAACCGTGTTCGTCGCGGCGCTCACGCTGGCGGGGATCGTCGCGACCTTGCTAACGGCCTTGATGACGAGCCTGATGCGAAATGCGATTCGCGCGATCGAGTCTGCCGCGATCGATCTGGGCAACGGCGATCTCACGCGTCGTGTCGCGGTGCTGGGCAACGACGAGATCGGCCGCACGGCCCGGGCCTTCAACAACCTGATCGGCACGCTGCAGCAAACGCTGGGCAAGGTGCACGGGCATGCCAGCCAAGTGTCGACCGCAGCGACACAGCTGACTGCGACGGCCGGCAAGGTGGCGGAAAGCTCGGTGCAACAGAGCGACGCGGCGATGCAGACGGCGGCCGCGATCGAACAGCTGTCGGCAAGTGCCGAGCAGATCAACGCCAGCACGGAATCCCTGCGCGGCATTTCCAGCACGAGCCTCGAGCACACCCGGCGAGGAACCTCGAGCGTCACGGACCTGCAACGGGAAATGGGCACCGTCAGCCGGTTGGTGGACTCGATGAGCGGTGCGATCGACGAATTCGTCGCCAGCGCCCAGTCGATCAACCGCATGACCCAGGTCGTCAAGGAAATCGCCGACCAGACGAACCTGCTCGCCTTGAACGCCGCCATCGAGGCTGCCCGCGCCGGCGAACAGGGGCGCGGATTCGCCGTAGTCGCCGACGAGGTGCGCAAGCTTGCCGAAAAATCGAGCGCCACGGCCGGGGAAATCGAATCCGTCACCCAGGCCTTGAGCCTGCAGTCCGGGGATGTCCAGCGATCCATGCTGGCCGGCGCCGGCGCCTTGCAGTCCAGCCAGCAGCATCTGACGAACGTGACCGGCGTTCTCGAACTGGCTCACCGATCGGTCAACCAAACCGACCAAGGCGTAGACCAGATCGCCGACACCTTGTCGCAGCAGCAGCAAAGCAGTCTCGCGATCGCCGGCTACATCGAACGCATCGCCGAAATGGCCGAAGACAATAGGGGGTCGAGCGAGCAGGCCTCGACCGCGGCGCGCGAACTCGAAGGCCTGTCAGCCGATCTCCTCGGCGCCGTACAACGCTTTCGAGTGTGA